One Pecten maximus chromosome 7, xPecMax1.1, whole genome shotgun sequence genomic window carries:
- the LOC117331156 gene encoding saposin-like protein 11, producing the protein MSGIIFVTDVKPPMLGTLIVTDVKPPMLGTLIVTDVKHSFPGIIIVTDVKPSMSGNIIITDVKPSMSGIIIVTDVKPSMSETIIVTDVKPSSSGIIIVPDVKPSMSGIIIVPDVKPSIPEIIFVTDVKPSMSASRIILITDVKPSMSGIIIVTDVKPSMSEIIIVTDVKTSLSGIIIVTDVKPSMSGIIIVTDVKPSMSEIIIVTDVKPSMSNPQC; encoded by the exons ATGTCGGGTATCATctttgtcactgatgtcaaaccTCCAATGTTGGGGACCCTcattgtcactgatgtcaaaccTCCAATGTTGGGGACCCTcattgtcactgatgtcaaacaCTCATTTCCGGGGATCATcattgtcactgatgtcaaaccCTCAATGTCGGGAAATATCATTATTACTGATGTCAAACCCTCAATGTCAGGGATCATcattgtcactgatgtcaaaccCTCAATGTCGGAGACCATcattgtcactgatgtcaaaccCTCAAGTTCGGGGATCATCATTGTCCCTGATGTCAAACCCTCAATGTCGGGGATCATCATTGTCCCTGATGTCAAACCCTCAATACCGGAGATCATctttgtcactgatgtcaaaccCTCAATGTCGG CGTCGAGGATCATCCTTATCACTGATGTCAAACCCTCAATGTCGGGGATCATcattgtcactgatgtcaaaccCTCAATGTCGGAGATCATcattgtcactgatgtcaaaacCTCACTGTCGGGGATCATcattgtcactgatgtcaaaccCTCAATGTCGGGGATCATcattgtcactgatgtcaaaccCTCAATGTCGGAGATCATCATTGTCACTGATGTGAAACCCTCAATGTCGAACCCTCAATGTTGA
- the LOC117330440 gene encoding Krueppel-like factor luna, producing MEDFLPLWSSLEREQYTLQRLNSAGEETDGSHGDQRSSSPSSVWSLESMDDEMYLEYLFSQGLADSMDKTGHMTPEIAEFDITSVPTSPVNTINISASAKLPIVHCDSFVSASSPLFIDSAGSDTSEDSSCDDVFASFPNTCNDSSEKEFVVLGVGLQNLMHSYAAKAVPTQGQEISIDFPRKTQMVNRCNRSYLTKPGYSFASSGALLTQTSLLDPAKIRSIKAHSSKALGINKDKIEEKIYHCTYAGCNKVYSKSSHLKAHLRRHTGEKPFECTWSGCGWRFSRSDELARHKRSHSGIKPYQCKLCDKRFSRSDHLSKHLKVHRKRQTS from the exons ATGGAAGATTTCCTTCCACTTTGGTCGAGCCTGGAACGTGAGCAGTACACGTTACAACGGTTGAATTCGGCAGGTGAGGAAACGGACGGTAGCCATGGTGACCAGAGAAGCAGCAGTCCCTCCAGTGTGTGGAGTCTGGAATCCATGGATGATGAAATGTATCTAGAATATTTGTTTTCTCAAGGATTAGCGGATTCTATGGATAAAACGGGGCATATGACTCCTGAAATTGCCGAGTTTGATATTACCTCGGTTCCTACCTCTCCTGTCAATACCATAAACATAAGCGCTAGTGCCAAATTACCAATTGTGCACTGCGATTCATTTGTCAGTGCCAGTTCACCTTTGTTCATAGACAGCGCTGGTTCTGATACGTCCGAGGACAGTTCATGTGATGATGTGTTCGCTAGTTTTCCAAATACGTGTAATGATAGTTCAGAAAAAGAATTCGTGGTACTAGGAGTAGGACTACAGAATCTAATGCATTCATACGCCGCCAAAGCAGTGCCAACACAGGGCCAGGAAATATCCATAGACTTTCCAAGAAAAACCCAAATGGTAAACAGGTGTAACCGGAGTTACCTTACCAAACCCGGATATTCGTTCGCTTCTTCAGGTGCTTTATTAACACAAACAAGCCTATTAGACCCCGCCAAAATACGATCAATCAAAGCACATTCGTCCAAAGCATTAGGCATTAACAAAGACAAAATAGAGGAGAAGATTTATCACTGTACCTACGCCGGTTGTAACAAAGTGTATAGTAAAAGTTCTCACCTGAAGGCTCACCTACGGAGGCATACCGGTGAGAAACCTTTCGAGTGTACCTGGTCAGGTTGTGGTTGGAGGTTCTCCAGGTCAGACGAACTAGCTAGACATAAACGATCTCACTCTGGAATCAAACCCTACCAGTGTAAACTATGTGACAAACGTTTTTCCCGGTCCGACCACTTGTCGAAACACCTTAAGGTTCATCGTAAAAG GCAGACGTCATAG